CGTCATCGTGTAGTACCATACGCTACCGTATTGAAACCTGTCCCCTTTTCACGGAGAGCACTCATGTCAGAACAAATCCAGATATCTGATCGTGGCGACGGGGTCGCCGTACTGACCCTCGACCGCCCCGAACGAAAGAACGCACTCTCCATTGCGCTCCGCGACGAGATATCCGACGCGCTGGCTGAACTGGCTAGCCAGGACGGGGTGAAAGTCGTGATCCTGACGGGGGCGGGCAGTGTCTTCTGTGCGGGATTCGACCTCGGCGAATTTGGACGCATTGGAGAGCGGGAATTCGCAGACCGGATCTGGGCTTCGAGCGACCGATTTCACCGCGCACTCATCGAATTTCCACTCCCGACGATCGCGGCGGTCAACGGTCCCGCGATGGGAGGCGGATGTGATCTGGCATTGATGTGCGATCTGCGAATCGCTTCCGAAGCTGCATCCTTTTCTCACCCCGAAGCGGCTTTCGGAACAGTCGCCTACGGGCTGCTTCACGATCTGATCGGAGGATCTCTCGCCCGCGAGTTGACACTCACGGGACGCGCCGTCGACGCAAAGGAGGCGGAAACCCGGGGTCTGGCGGTTCGGGTGGTGACGGCCGACGCGTTGCAGGACGAGGCACTGGACCTGGCCCGCAGCATCGCAAAGCGTCCCCGCGACGTATTGCTCAGCGACAAACAA
The genomic region above belongs to bacterium and contains:
- a CDS encoding enoyl-CoA hydratase/isomerase family protein; translation: MSEQIQISDRGDGVAVLTLDRPERKNALSIALRDEISDALAELASQDGVKVVILTGAGSVFCAGFDLGEFGRIGEREFADRIWASSDRFHRALIEFPLPTIAAVNGPAMGGGCDLALMCDLRIASEAASFSHPEAAFGTVAYGLLHDLIGGSLARELTLTGRAVDAKEAETRGLAVRVVTADALQDEALDLARSIAKRPRDVLLSDKQKIIRRSRHLIRGTLDL